One uncultured Caproiciproducens sp. DNA segment encodes these proteins:
- a CDS encoding DsrE family protein: MRTIFHIDDSTNWNLILGNVQSMLDYAQKQSISFEIEVLANSLAVRQYAQISENNEIRSIMVDLAAKQIKFAACRKAVKNCKIDERDLFPFVELVPSGVVELTLKQSEGFAYIKP; the protein is encoded by the coding sequence ATGAGAACTATTTTCCATATTGATGATTCAACAAACTGGAATCTCATATTAGGAAATGTCCAAAGCATGTTGGATTACGCACAAAAGCAGAGTATATCATTCGAAATTGAAGTTCTAGCAAATTCACTTGCTGTACGGCAGTATGCTCAAATATCTGAAAATAATGAGATCCGATCCATTATGGTAGATTTGGCTGCAAAGCAAATTAAATTTGCAGCATGCCGCAAGGCGGTTAAAAATTGTAAAATAGACGAACGGGATTTATTCCCGTTCGTTGAATTGGTTCCGTCAGGAGTGGTTGAACTCACACTGAAGCAAAGCGAGGGTT